Part of the Deinococcus grandis genome, CGAGGGGACCGGCGCTGCTGGTCTCCTCGATGGTGATCAGGGCGCTGTCCTTGTTCACGACCTCGGCGACGCTGCGGGCGTGCTTCTTGCCCATGCTGACGTTCGGGAAGGTCTCGGTGACGTCGTTGCGGGTGACCTTCAGGGTGAACAGGCCGTCGCTGCCTTCCTCGGGGTCGGTCTTGCCGTCCTTGGTCTTGGGGGCGTCGCCGGTCTTGATGGGGTCGGCGGGGAGCACCTCGATCTGGATGTCGCTCTGGCGGCCGTCGCGGGCGGCGATGCTCAGGCTGGGCACGGCCTTGCTGGCGCGGCTGGGCAGTTGCAGGGGGCGGGCGGCCTCGACGGTGCGTTTGGCCTGGGTGGCCTGGGCGGGCACGAGGCGCACCACGTAGCAGCGGGTGCCGCCGTTGTTGAAGTACGCGTAGACGCTCTGGGCGAGGTACGCGCCGTCCATGAAGGGGTTCTTCTCGCCGCGCGCGTCTGTGGTGCCGAAGATCTCCTTGAACTGCTGCCAGTTGGCCACGAAGACGGGCGTGTTGGCGGGGCCGCTGGGGGCGAAACCGACGAAGGCGGCGGTGGTGGTGCTGATGCCCTCGATGGGGCGGGGTCCACTCTGGATTTCTTCGACGTAGACGCCTGGGGATAGGTATTCAGCCATGGGTTCCTCCGGTGAAAGTGCAGTGTTTGACGACCCCCGCGGCTGCTGCGTGGGTGGGCGTTGAACGCTGAGGTCCACAGGCTTCCAGAACTGACCGGGCGTGTAAACCGCATGTGAGCAGACGCGGGCGGGTCTTCGTTTCTATACTGACCAGTCACACAGTTGTGCCCGAGGTTGGAACTTTGAAGAATAGCCTTCTACAACGTCATTTTCGAGTGAGATACCTCGCATTCCACCCGCTGGTGGCATCCGTGGGTGGGGCCCGTTTTCCCGGAAATCCGTCTAGACATGTGAGGCGGCGGGCGTGATCGCCGACGTCCAGCAGGCCCTGCGCGACCTGATCTACACCGAGGCGCAGCTGCCCCGCGACGCCATCGACATCCGCTTCGCCGCGCCCACCGGCAGCTGGGTCAGCAGCCTGACCCGCCCCACGCTGAACCTCTTCCTGCACGACCTGCGCGAGAACGCCGGACTGCGCTCCATGGAATTCAGCCACGCCCCGGGCCCCGGCGGCGTGCAGCGCCAGCTGGCCCCCCGGCGCATGGACCTGCGCTTCCTGATCACCGTGTTCTTCAAGGCGCAGCTGGACGAACTGGGCCGCGACGAATGGAACGTCCTGTGGCGCGTCCTGGCCGCCCTGCTGCGCCAGGACGAATGGGAGGACCGCTACCTGCCCGACGAGGCCCGCCGCCTGAACCTGGGCGTGCTGGGCAGCGTCACGCACGGCGACACGCCGCAGTCGGTCTTCACCAGCCTGGGCCTGAGCCTGCGCCCGCACCTGCAGTACACCGTCACCGTGCCCCTGGACCTGAACGTCGGCACCTACGCGCCGCTGGTCCTCGAACGCGACCTCGCCGTGCGCGGCGGCCCGGACAGGGACGCGCCGCTGGCCTCACAGCGCCGCCGCAGCTCCTGGCAGCTACGCGCCCCCGACGGGCGTCCCCTGGCCGACGCGCTCGTGCGCAGCGACAGCGGCGCGCGCGGCTACACCGACCCCACCGGCACCGTGCACCTCGACGCGCCGCGCGACGCGGTCGGCACCCTGCACGTCCTCACCCTGGACGGGCAGACCCACACCCTCACCCCGCACACCGAACAGGCCCAGCTGACCCTGGACGTCCCCGGAGGCCCCGCATGACCCGACCCCTCACCCGCCCCCCGGCCCGCGACGTGCTGGGCACCGGCCTGGCCTTCCCGTTCGGCGTGAACCCCCGCGGGCAGCTGGGCATGGTCAGCGGCGAACGCGCCGTCGCGCAGGCCATCATGACCCTCCTGATGACCGCCCCCGGGCAGCGCGTCATGCGCCCCGAGTACGGCTGCCGCATCCACGACCTGGTGTTCGCCCCCGGCGACGCCACCACCCTGGGCCTGGCGTCCTACTACGTCGACGAGGCCATCCGCCGCTGGGAACCCCGCGTGACCGTCGAACGCGTCCAGGCGCGCCTGGACCCCGCCGACCCCGGCCGGATCGTCGTGGACCTGCGCTACGTGCTGCGCGGCACCCCGGACACCCGCTCCCTGATCTTCCCCTTCTACCGCGCCCCCTGACCCCCCCCGGAGACCCCACCGTGCCGCTACCCACCGTGAACCTCGACGACCGCCGCTTCGACGACATCCTCGAAGAGGCCCGCCGCCTGATCCCGCAGTTCTGCCCCGAATGGACCGACCACAACCCCAGCGACCCCGGCATGGCCATCCTGGAGGTGTTCGCGTGGATGACCGACCTGCTGCTGTACCGCGTGAACCAGGTGCCGGACAAACTGCTGATCGCCTTCCTGGACCTGATCGGAGTGCAGCTCGCCCCGCCGCGCGCCGCGCAGGCCCCGGTCACCTTCTACCTGAGCGCCCCGCAGGACGCCCCGCTGGCCATCGCGCCCGGCACCGAGGTCGCCACGCTGCGCACCGAGGTGAACGAGGCGACCGTGTTCTCCACCGAACGCAGCGGCGTGATCCGCCCCCCGGTCCTGACCGGCCTGTACACCGCCAACACCCTCGCGCAGGTGCGCGGGGACGCCGACGACACGCGCGGCGTGCGGCACGACCTCGCGCAGCTGGGCCTGCCCGGCTACCGCTTCCCGATCTTCCAGCCGCAACCGCAACCCGGCGACGCGCTGTTCGTGCAGCTGCAGGACGACCACAGCGACCACGTCCTGGCCCTGCACTTCGGCGTGGAACTCGCCGGGGGCGCCGGCGTGAACCCCAACCACCCCCCGTACGTGTGGGAGGCGTGGCAGGGCGGCGTGAGCCGCTGGGCGCAGTGCGAGATCGAGTACGACGGCACCCAGGCCTTCAACGTGTCCGGCGAGCTGATCCTGCGCCTGCCCACCCTGCGCGAGGGCACCTTCTTCGAGGGACGCGGGTACTGGCTGCGCTGCCGCCTGACCAACGAGCAGATGCACGCCGGGTACCGCGTCAGCCCCGACCTGGAAACCCTGCGTGTGGACGCCCGCGGCGTCACCGTGCCCGCCCGGCACGCCACGGTCGTCAGGAACGAACTGCTCGGGCAGAGTGACGGCACGCCGGGTCAGCGCTTCACGCTCCTGAACGGCCCGGTCCTGCACCTCGACCCGGACCGCGACCTGATCGAGGTCCTCACGCCCGAAGGGGACAGCACCCTGTTCACGCCGGTCACGGACTTCAGCCTGTCCTCGCCGCTCGACCCGCACTTCACGTTCGACACCGCCACCCGCGAGGTCGCCTTCGGCCCCAGCGTCCTGCAACCCGACGGCAGCGTGTACCGCTTCGGCCTGACCCCCGCCCAGGGCGCGACCATCCGCATGACCCGCTACCAGTACGGCGGCGGCGCCGTCGGGAACGTCCCGGCCCGCAGCCTCAGCGTCCTCAAGAGCAGCCTGCCCTACGTGGCGCGCGTCACCAACCACGCCCCCGCCGTCGGCGGCCGCAACGCCCAGCAGCTCGAGGACGCCGTGCAGCGCGTCCCGCACCTGCTGCGCACCCGCACCCGCGCCGTCACCGCCGACGACTACGAACACCTCGCCGCGCAGGTGCCCGGCGTCGCCCGCGCCCGCTGCGTCACCCCGAACATGCACGCGCCCGGCCAGACCTACCCCGGCCAGATCCGCGCCCTGCACGTCCCGCCCGGCCAGGTCACGGTCGCCGTGCTGCCCGAGGTGCGCCCCGGCGACCCCGGCGTGGACGCCGACCCGCTGACGCCCGGCCGGGTCGCGCCCGAACGCCTGACCCTCAGCGCGGAACTGCGCGCGGCGGTGCAGGAGGAACTCGACCTGCGCCGCCCGGTCGGCACCACCCTCGACCTGCGCGCCCCGCAGTACGTGTGGGTCAGCGTCACCGCCACCGTCCGCGCCGCGCACGCCGCCAGCCGCCCCGCCCGCGAGGACGTCCGCCGCCGCGCCCTGCACGCCCTGTACACGTACCTGAGCCCCTACACCGGCGGTCCCGAAGGGCAGGGCTGGCCCTTCGGCCGCACCCTGACCCTCAGCGAACTGTACGGCCTGCTGCGCGCCGTGCCGGGCCTGGAAGTCGTCGAGGACGTGCAGGTCGTCCTGACCGAACCCGGCCAGCCCGAGACGCGCGAGGTCGTCACCGGCAGCCTCCCCATGCCCCCGCAGGCGCTGATCGTCAGCGACGTGCACCACGTCCGGGTGGAACAGGGATGAGACGGCTTCCGTCTGTTCCGTCAGCAACCCGGAACACCACCGGGCTGCTCACTCCACGCCCGGAACCCTATAGCCTCCTGCTCGCGTCCGCTCGGACTGAACGGTGTGCGCACACCGTTCAGTCGGAGTCCGTATGAGCGCCTCGTTGCAGGTCCGCCGGGGGGGCGAGGTGCTGCGGGTCCTGCCGCTGGCCCGCGCCCTGTCCATCGGCCGCACGCCCGACAACGGGCTGCCGCTGCGGGACCCGTCGGTCGCCATCCGCCACGCCGAGATCAGCGCCGAGGGCGGCGCGCTGCTCCTGACGCACCTCGCGGGCGGCGAGCACGTCACGTTCGTCAACGGCCACCGCCTCGCGCCGAACGAACCGCGCCGCCTGGAACCCGGCGACGAGATCCAGATCGGCCCGTTCACGCTGGCGTTCCTGACCGCCGCGCCCGAGACCCGCCCGGCGCCCGCCCCCGCCGGACGCGTGCGCGAACAGGGGGACCTCGCCTCCCGGCCCGCCCGCGCGCCGCTGCCCACCTACCCGCCGGAAGCCCCGGCGCGCGGCACGCTGGCGCTGTACACCGAGTTCCTCCCGCCCTTCTTCCAGGAATCCGAGTTCCTGTCGCGCTACCTGAAGATCTTCGAGGCGATCTGGGAGCCCCTCCAGCGCCGCCAGGACAGCGTCGACATGATCTTCGACCCCAGGGTCGCGCCGCCGCGCGTGCTCGCGTGGATGGCCGGGTGGCTGGGCGTCCCACTGGACCCCCACTGGCCCGAGGCGCGCCAGCGCGCGTGGCTGCGCGAGGCCGTCACCCTGTACCGCTGGCGCGGCACCCGTTACGGCCTGAGCCGCGCCCTGGAAACCGTGTACGGCCTGAGCCCGGTCCTGCGCGAGGACAGCGCCCAGCCGCACACCCTGACCGTGCGCCTGCTCGACCCGCCCGACGGGGACGACACCGCCAGCCGCGCGGCCGTCACCGCGTTCATCCACGCGCACGCCCCCGCGCACACCCGCGTGGACGTCGAGTGGGTCAGCGCCGACGCGGCCAGCCCCTCCCCGCCCGCCCCGGCCGACGCCGCCCCGCCCCCTGAACCCGAACCGGTCACCGCCCAGCCCACCCCGCCCCCCGCTGCACCCGACGGACCCCCCGCATGACCGACACGAAAATCTTCCACCACTACCAGCTGACCCGCCCCCTGGGCGGCGACTGGCTGGGCGCCATGCACGTCGCCACCGATCTCGACGAGGGCCGCGAGGTCGCCCTGCGCGTCCTGGACGAGACCACCAGCGGCCAGTCGTTCCTGCTCATGCAGCTCGAGCGGCTGCTGCTGCGCGTCAGCACCCTGAAACACGCGCACCTGCTGCCCACCGGGGAACTCCAGACCCGCGCCGGGCGCGCCTTCTACGCCATGGACCTCGGCCGCGCCGGCAGCGCCCGCGCGCTGCTGCAGGCCCAGGCGAAAGAAGCCCGGCCCCTGCCGCTCGTGACCGCCGTGGAACTCGTCCGGCAGGCCACCGCCGGGCTGGCGCACGCACACGCGCACGGCCTGATGCACGGCAACCTGAAACCCGAGAACCTGATCCTCCAGCCGGGCCGCGCGCTGCTCGGTCAGACCGGGTACGTCACGCAACTGTCGGACTTCGGCCTGGCGGAACTTCGCGCCGGGAGTTACGGCACGCACGACCGCGCCGTCGTGAACGCCCTGGCGTACATGAGCCCCGAACAGTGCCGGGGCGTACGCAACGAACTGCGCACCGACCTGTACGCCCTGGGCCTCGTGCTGTACGAACTGCTGACCGGCCTCGTGCCGTTCGACATCCGCGACGCCGCCGACGCCCTGGAAAAACACCAGCACGTCGCGCCCCGCCAGCCCAGCGCCCTGCGCCCGGAGATGCCCGAGGCCCTGGAGGAGGTGATCCTCACCTGCCTCGCCAAGGACCCCGAGGACCGCTACCCCGACGCCGCCGCGCTGGAAGGCGCGCTGCAGGGCATCCTGAACGGCCTGATGCCCGGCGGCCCGGAACCCACCGTGCGCCTGAGCGCCCTGCCGTTCCTGCCGCCCCCACCCCCGCTGGACGGCGTGACGCCCGGCACGGACCTGAATTTGCTGGTCTTCAGCGAACGCCACGACCTGCTGCGCACCCTGCCTGTGACCAGCGACACGCTGACCGTGGGCCGCGCCCACAGCAACAGCGTCGTGCTGGAACACGCCGGGGTCAGCCGCCACCACCTGAACGTCACCTTCCAGGCCGGTCAGGCCAGCGTCACCGAACTGACCGCCACGAACGGCGCCGTCATGGACGGCCTGCCCCTGACCCCCATGACCCCGCTGCGCTGGCCCGACCGCACCCCGCTGTACCTGCGGCCCTACTGGCTGGTGCTCGTCCCGCCCCGCCGCGCGCCCACCCGCGCCCGGATCGTGGTCACGCCCGACGTGGAGCGCCTGACCCTCACGCCCGGCCGCCCCGCGCAGCTGCACCTGAACCTCGCCAACACCGGCGTGACCGTGGACCACTTCCGCCTGAGCCTGGACGGCATCCCCGAGGACTGGGTGCTCGACGCGCACCAGGAAGTGCAGCTGAACCCCGGCACGCAGGGCAGCGCCACCCTGACCGTGCAGGCCCCCCGCGAGAGCCGCGCCCGCGCCGGAACGTACGACGTGACCGTCGTCGCCCGCTCCCGCGAGAATCCCGAGGAGACCGGCACGGCCCCGCTGAAGGTCGTCGTCACGCCGTTCCACGAGACGGTCGCCACGCTCCTGCCCCCCACCCGCCGCACCTGGCGGCACACGACCTACACCCTGAAACTGGAGAACAGGGGCAACACCGACCTGATCCTCGCGCCGCAACTGCGCGACAACGAGGGCGAGGTGCACGTCCTGCCCAGACTGCAGGACCTCGTGCAGCTGCCGCAGGCGCCCAACGCCGCCGGGCACGTCGTGAACCCCGAACAGCTGGCCCGCGAGGCCGCCCGGCAGGCCGCGATGGAGGCCCGCAACGCCGCCACGAGCACCGCCCGCCGCATCCTGATGGGCCAGGGCCGCATCCGCGTGACCGACATGCCCGCCCGCGTCACCCTGGCCGCCGGGGCGCGCAGCGAGGACACCATCAAGGTCCGCGTGCCGCTGCGCTGGTTCGGCAGTCCCAGCCAGCACACCCTGCAGGTGAACGTCCAGCCGGTCAACGACCAGAACGAGATCGAGGACCGCGTCGTCACCAGCGCCGAGGGGCAACTGCACCACCTCCCCCTGATCCCGCTGTGGCTGCTGCCGATCCTGATCCTGCTGCTGGGCGTCCTGATCTGGTGGCTGACCCGCCCCCCGCAGATCACGCAGTTCGACCTGTCCGGCAGCGACACCGTCGTCGCGCCGGGGCAGCCGTTCATGCTCCGGTGGGACACCAGCAACGCCCGGAACGTCAGCATCCTCGAACTCGGCGGGACCGGCCAGGACCTGAATGGGGACGGCCAGCTGAAAGTCGACGGCATCCAGAAGGACCAGAAGTACACCCTGGTCGCCCGCTCGCTGCTCGGACGGCGCGTGGAACGCTCGCAGGTCGTGCAGGCCCGCTTCGAACGGCCCGTCATCGAACAGTTCGACGTGACCCCAGCCCGCGTGTCCGGCAACCAGCCGGTGACCGTCACGTGGCGCGTGAAGAACGCCGCGCAGGTCAGCATCAGCGAACTCGGCAAGGTGGGCGCCAGCGGCACCCGCAAGTTCATCCCGAACAAGGACACCACCTTCACCCTGACCGCGCAGAACGGCAGCGAACGCGAAAGCGACCAGCGCACCGTCAGCGTCCTCGGGCCCGAAGTCAAGGAATTCAAACTCACGCCACCCAGGGTCAAGAAGGGCGAGAGCGCCGTCCTGTCCTGGAACGTCGTGAACGCCACCCAGGTCAGCATCGACGGCCTGGGCACCGTCGCCGCCACCGGCAAACGCACCGTCACCCCCCGCGACGAGGGCAACGCCACGTACGTCATCACCGCCACCGGCGCCGGCGGCCTGACCAAGAGCGCCAACATCCGCCTGGAACTCGTGACGCCCAAACCCGAATTCACGGGCTTCGAGGTCACCCCCAACCCCGTCGACAGCGACCAGCAGTTCAAGATCAGCTGGAAGACGAAAAACGCCACCGGCGTCAGCGTCCAGTACGGCGAGGGCACCGAGGAGAGCGGGCCATCCGGTGAGACCATCAAACAGGCGCCCCTCCTGAGCACCACCATCACCCTGACCGCCCGCAACGACGCCGGGGACCAGGTTTCCGTCAGCAAACAGCTGAACGTCAACCTGATCGATCAGACCGCCAGGGCCGCCGCCGAGGCCGCCAAGCAGGCCCAGCAGGCGGAGAAGGCCGCGCAGGAGCAGGAAAACACCAACGTCGGCAAGGTGTCGTTCACCGCCGAACCCCAGACGATCACCGGGGAGGGGGACGTGACCCTGAACTGGCAGGCCGACGGCTTCGCGGAAGTCAGTATCAAACCCCTGATCGGCAACCGCCCGAACGGACGGTTCGACCCGACCGGAACCAAACGCATCGAGAAGGTCAACACCACCCGCACCTACACGCTGGTGCTGTACCTGCGCAACAACAAACAGAAGACCATCGAACGCACGGTCAAGGTCGTCCCGCTGCCCGTGAAGATCAACGCC contains:
- a CDS encoding Pvc16 family protein yields the protein MIADVQQALRDLIYTEAQLPRDAIDIRFAAPTGSWVSSLTRPTLNLFLHDLRENAGLRSMEFSHAPGPGGVQRQLAPRRMDLRFLITVFFKAQLDELGRDEWNVLWRVLAALLRQDEWEDRYLPDEARRLNLGVLGSVTHGDTPQSVFTSLGLSLRPHLQYTVTVPLDLNVGTYAPLVLERDLAVRGGPDRDAPLASQRRRSSWQLRAPDGRPLADALVRSDSGARGYTDPTGTVHLDAPRDAVGTLHVLTLDGQTHTLTPHTEQAQLTLDVPGGPA
- a CDS encoding GPW/gp25 family protein; this encodes MTRPLTRPPARDVLGTGLAFPFGVNPRGQLGMVSGERAVAQAIMTLLMTAPGQRVMRPEYGCRIHDLVFAPGDATTLGLASYYVDEAIRRWEPRVTVERVQARLDPADPGRIVVDLRYVLRGTPDTRSLIFPFYRAP
- a CDS encoding putative baseplate assembly protein, giving the protein MPLPTVNLDDRRFDDILEEARRLIPQFCPEWTDHNPSDPGMAILEVFAWMTDLLLYRVNQVPDKLLIAFLDLIGVQLAPPRAAQAPVTFYLSAPQDAPLAIAPGTEVATLRTEVNEATVFSTERSGVIRPPVLTGLYTANTLAQVRGDADDTRGVRHDLAQLGLPGYRFPIFQPQPQPGDALFVQLQDDHSDHVLALHFGVELAGGAGVNPNHPPYVWEAWQGGVSRWAQCEIEYDGTQAFNVSGELILRLPTLREGTFFEGRGYWLRCRLTNEQMHAGYRVSPDLETLRVDARGVTVPARHATVVRNELLGQSDGTPGQRFTLLNGPVLHLDPDRDLIEVLTPEGDSTLFTPVTDFSLSSPLDPHFTFDTATREVAFGPSVLQPDGSVYRFGLTPAQGATIRMTRYQYGGGAVGNVPARSLSVLKSSLPYVARVTNHAPAVGGRNAQQLEDAVQRVPHLLRTRTRAVTADDYEHLAAQVPGVARARCVTPNMHAPGQTYPGQIRALHVPPGQVTVAVLPEVRPGDPGVDADPLTPGRVAPERLTLSAELRAAVQEELDLRRPVGTTLDLRAPQYVWVSVTATVRAAHAASRPAREDVRRRALHALYTYLSPYTGGPEGQGWPFGRTLTLSELYGLLRAVPGLEVVEDVQVVLTEPGQPETREVVTGSLPMPPQALIVSDVHHVRVEQG
- a CDS encoding phage tail protein, yielding MSASLQVRRGGEVLRVLPLARALSIGRTPDNGLPLRDPSVAIRHAEISAEGGALLLTHLAGGEHVTFVNGHRLAPNEPRRLEPGDEIQIGPFTLAFLTAAPETRPAPAPAGRVREQGDLASRPARAPLPTYPPEAPARGTLALYTEFLPPFFQESEFLSRYLKIFEAIWEPLQRRQDSVDMIFDPRVAPPRVLAWMAGWLGVPLDPHWPEARQRAWLREAVTLYRWRGTRYGLSRALETVYGLSPVLREDSAQPHTLTVRLLDPPDGDDTASRAAVTAFIHAHAPAHTRVDVEWVSADAASPSPPAPADAAPPPEPEPVTAQPTPPPAAPDGPPA
- a CDS encoding serine/threonine protein kinase codes for the protein MTDTKIFHHYQLTRPLGGDWLGAMHVATDLDEGREVALRVLDETTSGQSFLLMQLERLLLRVSTLKHAHLLPTGELQTRAGRAFYAMDLGRAGSARALLQAQAKEARPLPLVTAVELVRQATAGLAHAHAHGLMHGNLKPENLILQPGRALLGQTGYVTQLSDFGLAELRAGSYGTHDRAVVNALAYMSPEQCRGVRNELRTDLYALGLVLYELLTGLVPFDIRDAADALEKHQHVAPRQPSALRPEMPEALEEVILTCLAKDPEDRYPDAAALEGALQGILNGLMPGGPEPTVRLSALPFLPPPPPLDGVTPGTDLNLLVFSERHDLLRTLPVTSDTLTVGRAHSNSVVLEHAGVSRHHLNVTFQAGQASVTELTATNGAVMDGLPLTPMTPLRWPDRTPLYLRPYWLVLVPPRRAPTRARIVVTPDVERLTLTPGRPAQLHLNLANTGVTVDHFRLSLDGIPEDWVLDAHQEVQLNPGTQGSATLTVQAPRESRARAGTYDVTVVARSRENPEETGTAPLKVVVTPFHETVATLLPPTRRTWRHTTYTLKLENRGNTDLILAPQLRDNEGEVHVLPRLQDLVQLPQAPNAAGHVVNPEQLAREAARQAAMEARNAATSTARRILMGQGRIRVTDMPARVTLAAGARSEDTIKVRVPLRWFGSPSQHTLQVNVQPVNDQNEIEDRVVTSAEGQLHHLPLIPLWLLPILILLLGVLIWWLTRPPQITQFDLSGSDTVVAPGQPFMLRWDTSNARNVSILELGGTGQDLNGDGQLKVDGIQKDQKYTLVARSLLGRRVERSQVVQARFERPVIEQFDVTPARVSGNQPVTVTWRVKNAAQVSISELGKVGASGTRKFIPNKDTTFTLTAQNGSERESDQRTVSVLGPEVKEFKLTPPRVKKGESAVLSWNVVNATQVSIDGLGTVAATGKRTVTPRDEGNATYVITATGAGGLTKSANIRLELVTPKPEFTGFEVTPNPVDSDQQFKISWKTKNATGVSVQYGEGTEESGPSGETIKQAPLLSTTITLTARNDAGDQVSVSKQLNVNLIDQTARAAAEAAKQAQQAEKAAQEQENTNVGKVSFTAEPQTITGEGDVTLNWQADGFAEVSIKPLIGNRPNGRFDPTGTKRIEKVNTTRTYTLVLYLRNNKQKTIERTVKVVPLPVKINAFTLSQTQLSAPGTVTLSWDVANAQSVRLAGLKGPLTNGQWPAKGSTTVQVGATRTFTLTAGTQVQQQTVRVTLPAPVVQTFTLSPTQITGKGVVVLTWKVQNATAVRIDGVKGPNRDGSWPAQGQTPVPVSATRTFVLRAGTAKATQTVTVTAAPTPQITGFTATPNVLTGPGAVTLSWTAQNTSAVRLSGPAGMIGTTHPASGRASVQVTKTGTYTVTAGGQSRKVTVTVKPAPQTNPAVTPPTGGTATPQVQSEGTRITNFRASRSAINAGESVTFNWFTINAKVVRIEGVPGDLPPRGQVTITPSQTQTYTLTADDVVYKTPITVRVRDTGADYSDLSGTWTHPFGVVTMTVTGKSGTGTFSSNRPGVPGVTIELVFNGDTVTATSQKNPDFSFVASLRSGRKAMLGTYTLKGEQERWCMYRPGTPRPAECK